From Microbacterium pseudoresistens, the proteins below share one genomic window:
- a CDS encoding pyridoxal phosphate-dependent aminotransferase: MTPRSFDQSAKLKNVLYEIRGKALVEAARLEAEGHAVLKLNTGNPAIFGFEAPQQIVHDMLAAVPTAHGYSDSRGIISARRAIVSRYEEVEGFPPFDPDDVYLGNGVSELITMTMQALLDEGDEVLIPAPDYPLWTAMTSLAGGTPVHYVCDEENDWNPDLEDIRAKVTPNTKAIVIINPNNPTGAVYSRAVLEGIVQIARENGLLLLSDEIYDRILYDDAHHIPTATLAPDLLCFTFNGLSKTYRVAGYRSGWLVITGPKAHARGFLEGITLLASTRLCPNVPAQHAVQAALSGVQSIEALVLPSGRLHQQRDAAWEGLEAIPGVSCVRPAGALYAFPRLDPDVHEIHDDEKLIFDILVAERILLVQGTGFNWPTPDHLRVVTLPEPRVIGEAIERLGNFLASYRQ, encoded by the coding sequence ATGACCCCACGATCCTTCGATCAGTCCGCCAAGCTGAAGAACGTTCTCTACGAGATCCGCGGCAAGGCGCTCGTCGAGGCGGCACGGCTGGAGGCCGAGGGGCACGCGGTGCTCAAGCTGAACACCGGCAATCCGGCCATCTTCGGGTTCGAGGCCCCGCAGCAGATCGTGCACGACATGCTCGCGGCGGTGCCCACGGCGCACGGCTACAGCGACAGCCGCGGCATCATCTCGGCCCGTCGGGCCATCGTCAGCCGCTATGAAGAGGTCGAGGGCTTCCCGCCGTTCGATCCCGACGACGTCTACCTCGGCAACGGCGTCTCCGAGCTCATCACCATGACGATGCAGGCGCTGCTCGACGAGGGCGACGAGGTGCTCATCCCCGCGCCCGACTACCCGCTCTGGACGGCCATGACGAGCCTGGCCGGCGGCACGCCCGTGCACTACGTGTGCGACGAGGAGAACGACTGGAACCCCGATCTCGAAGACATCAGGGCCAAGGTCACGCCGAACACCAAGGCGATCGTCATCATCAACCCCAACAACCCCACCGGGGCGGTGTACTCGCGTGCCGTGCTGGAGGGCATCGTGCAGATCGCCCGCGAGAACGGCCTGCTGCTGCTCTCGGACGAGATCTACGACCGCATCCTGTACGACGACGCCCATCACATCCCCACGGCCACCCTCGCGCCCGACCTGCTGTGCTTCACCTTCAACGGCCTGTCCAAGACCTATCGCGTGGCTGGGTACCGTTCGGGCTGGCTCGTGATCACCGGGCCCAAGGCGCACGCCCGGGGTTTCCTCGAGGGGATCACGCTGCTCGCGTCCACGCGGTTGTGCCCGAACGTGCCCGCTCAGCACGCCGTGCAGGCGGCGCTGTCAGGGGTGCAGTCCATCGAGGCGCTGGTGCTGCCCAGCGGGCGCCTGCATCAGCAGCGCGACGCCGCGTGGGAGGGGCTGGAGGCGATTCCCGGCGTCTCGTGCGTGCGGCCGGCGGGGGCGCTCTACGCCTTCCCCCGGCTGGATCCGGACGTGCACGAGATCCACGACGACGAGAAGCTGATCTTCGACATCCTCGTGGCCGAGCGGATCCTTCTCGTGCAGGGCACCGGGTTCAACTGGCCGACGCCGGACCACCTGCGCGTGGTCACGCTGCCCGAGCCGCGCGTGATCGGCGAGGCGATCGAGCGCCTGGGCAACTTCCTGGCGAGCTACCGCCAGTGA
- a CDS encoding SAF domain-containing protein, which produces MTIPRVSRRPWGDLRFLLGVCLIIASVLGVWMVVASARQTTSVLQAARTIVAGQALSSDDVRVVEVALGSITDDYLTPGTLEPGTVATRTIAAGELIPGSAGGDADDARTTSIVVDSAIGIPGAITDGAVVEVWVAPALPDGKGFEQPRILIPSATVADVTHDDSMLGGAQASLELVIDRAQVGDVLSAVTGGASLSVVPAGGRS; this is translated from the coding sequence ATGACGATTCCCCGTGTTTCGCGCCGTCCGTGGGGCGACCTGCGCTTCCTTCTCGGCGTCTGCCTCATCATCGCATCTGTGCTCGGCGTCTGGATGGTCGTCGCCTCGGCCCGCCAGACCACGTCGGTGCTGCAGGCCGCACGCACGATCGTGGCGGGCCAGGCGCTCTCCTCCGACGACGTCCGCGTCGTCGAGGTCGCGCTGGGATCGATCACCGACGACTACCTCACCCCTGGCACGCTCGAGCCGGGCACCGTCGCCACCCGCACGATCGCCGCAGGCGAGCTCATCCCCGGATCCGCCGGCGGCGATGCCGACGACGCGCGCACCACCTCGATCGTGGTCGACAGCGCGATCGGCATCCCCGGCGCGATCACCGATGGCGCGGTCGTCGAGGTGTGGGTCGCGCCGGCGCTGCCCGACGGCAAGGGATTCGAGCAGCCGCGCATCCTCATCCCGTCTGCCACCGTGGCCGATGTGACCCACGACGACAGCATGCTCGGCGGGGCGCAGGCCTCGCTGGAGCTCGTGATCGACCGGGCGCAGGTCGGCGACGTTCTCTCGGCCGTGACCGGCGGCGCCTCGCTGTCCGTCGTGCCCGCCGGGGGCCGTTCGTGA
- a CDS encoding DNA-binding protein has product MPDASERYLAPSQVAELLSLDVDEVLALVLDGRLRGSRLGEPARWRIEESSVGDYLADRIEESRRMALWEQSNVASFPELWGPSVRQGR; this is encoded by the coding sequence ATGCCCGACGCATCCGAGCGCTATCTCGCCCCCTCGCAGGTGGCCGAGTTGTTGAGCCTCGATGTCGACGAGGTGCTCGCACTCGTACTGGACGGGCGACTACGGGGCTCGCGCCTCGGGGAGCCGGCGCGCTGGCGGATCGAGGAGTCGTCGGTCGGGGATTATCTCGCCGATCGCATCGAGGAGAGCCGCCGGATGGCACTGTGGGAGCAGTCGAACGTGGCGAGCTTCCCCGAGCTGTGGGGGCCCTCGGTCCGCCAGGGACGCTGA